From a single Tursiops truncatus isolate mTurTru1 chromosome 20, mTurTru1.mat.Y, whole genome shotgun sequence genomic region:
- the ZNF207 gene encoding BUB3-interacting and GLEBS motif-containing protein ZNF207 isoform X1: MGRKKKKQLKPWCWYCNRDFDDEKILIQHQKAKHFKCHICHKKLYTGPGLAIHCMQVHKETIDAVPNAIPGRTDIELEIYGMEGIPEKDMDERRRLLEQKTQAESQKKKQQEDSDEYDDDDSAASTSFQPQPVQPQQGYIPPMAQPGLPPVPGAPGMPPGIPPLMPGVPPLMPGMPPVMPGMPPGLHHQRKYTQSFCGENIMMPMGGMMPPGPGIPPLMPGMPPGMPPPVPRPGIPPMTQAQAVSAPGILNRPPAPTATVPAPQPPVTKPLFPSAGQMGTPVTSSSTASSNSESLSASSKALFPSAAQAQAAVQGPVGTDFKPLNSTPATTTEPPKPTFPAYTQSTASTTSTTNSTAAKPAASITSKPATLTTTSATSKLIHPDEDISLEERRAQLPKYQRNLPRPGQAPIGNPPVGPIGGMMPPQPGIPQQQGMRPPMPPHGQYGGHHQGMPGYLPGAMPPYGQGPPMVPPYQGGPPRPPMGMRPPVMSQGGRY, translated from the exons ATGGGTCGCAAGAAGAAGAAGCAGCTGAAGCCGTGGTGCTG GTATTGTAATAGAGATTTTGATGATGAGAAGATCCTTATACAGCACCAAAAagcaaagcattttaaatgtcatatatGTCATAAGAAATTGTATACAGGACCTGGCTTAGCTATTCATTGCATGCAG gTGCATAAAGAGACAATAGATGCAGTACCAAATGCAATACCTGGGAGAACAGACATAGAGTTGGAAATATATGGTATGGAAGGTATTCCAGaaaaagacatggatgaaagaagACGACTTCTTGAACAGAAAACACAAG CAGAGAGTCAAAAAAAGAAGCAACAAGAGGATTCTGATgaatatgatgatgatgactctGCAGCTTCAACTTCATTTCAACCACAGCCTGTTCAACCTCAACAAGGCTATATCCCGCCAATGGCACAACCAGGACTACCACCAGTTCCAGGAGCACCAGGAATGCCTCCAG GCATACCTCCATTAATGCCAGGTGTTCCTCCTCTGATGCCAGGAATGCCACCAGTTATGCCAGGAATGCCACCTGG ATTGCATCATCAGAGAAAATACACCCAGTCATTTTGCGGTGAAAACAT AATGATGCCAATGGGTGGAATGATGCCACCTGGACCGGGAATACCACCTCTGATGCCTGGTATGCCACCAG GTATGCCCCCTCCTGTTCCACGTCCTGGAATTCCTCCGATGACTCAAGCACAGGCTGTTTCAGCGCCAGGTATTCTTAACAGACCACCTGCACCAACAGCAACAGTTCCAGCTCCACAGCCTCCAGTTACTAAGCCTCTTTTCCCCAGTGCAGGACAG ATGGGGACACCTGTAACAAGCTCAAGTACAGCTTCATCCAATTCAGAAAGTCTGTCTGCGTCTTCTAAAGCTCTGTTTCCTAGCGCAGCACAA GCTCAGGCAGCTGTCCAAGGACCTGTTGGTACAGATTTCAAGCCCTTAAATAGTACCCCTGCAACAACTACAGAACCCCCAAAGCCTACATTCCCTGCATATACACAGTCTACAGCTTCAACCACTAGTACAACAAATAGCACTGCAGCTAAACCAGCAGCTTCAATAACAAGTAAGCCTGCTACACTTACGACGACCAGTGCAACCAGTAAGTTGATCCATCCAGATGAGGATATATCGCTG GAAGAGAGAAGAGCACAGTTACCTAAATATCAACGTAATCTTCCTCGACCAGGACAGGCTCCCATTGGTAATCCACCTGTTGGACCAATTGGAGGTATGATGCCACCACAGCCAGGCATCCCACAGCAACAAGGAATGAGACCCCCGATGCCGCCTCATG gTCAGTATGGTGGTCATCATCAAGGCATGCCAGGTTATCTTCCTGGTGCTATGCCACCGTATGGGCAGGGACCGCCAATGGTGCCCCCTTACCAAGGTGGGCCTCCTCGACCTCCGATGGGAATGAGACCTCCTGTAATGTCGCAAGGTGGCCGTTACTGA
- the ZNF207 gene encoding BUB3-interacting and GLEBS motif-containing protein ZNF207 isoform X3, with product MGRKKKKQLKPWCWYCNRDFDDEKILIQHQKAKHFKCHICHKKLYTGPGLAIHCMQVHKETIDAVPNAIPGRTDIELEIYGMEGIPEKDMDERRRLLEQKTQAESQKKKQQEDSDEYDDDDSAASTSFQPQPVQPQQGYIPPMAQPGLPPVPGAPGMPPGIPPLMPGVPPLMPGMPPVMPGMPPGMMPMGGMMPPGPGIPPLMPGMPPGMPPPVPRPGIPPMTQAQAVSAPGILNRPPAPTATVPAPQPPVTKPLFPSAGQMGTPVTSSSTASSNSESLSASSKALFPSAAQAQAAVQGPVGTDFKPLNSTPATTTEPPKPTFPAYTQSTASTTSTTNSTAAKPAASITSKPATLTTTSATSKLIHPDEDISLEERRAQLPKYQRNLPRPGQAPIGNPPVGPIGGMMPPQPGIPQQQGMRPPMPPHGQYGGHHQGMPGYLPGAMPPYGQGPPMVPPYQGGPPRPPMGMRPPVMSQGGRY from the exons ATGGGTCGCAAGAAGAAGAAGCAGCTGAAGCCGTGGTGCTG GTATTGTAATAGAGATTTTGATGATGAGAAGATCCTTATACAGCACCAAAAagcaaagcattttaaatgtcatatatGTCATAAGAAATTGTATACAGGACCTGGCTTAGCTATTCATTGCATGCAG gTGCATAAAGAGACAATAGATGCAGTACCAAATGCAATACCTGGGAGAACAGACATAGAGTTGGAAATATATGGTATGGAAGGTATTCCAGaaaaagacatggatgaaagaagACGACTTCTTGAACAGAAAACACAAG CAGAGAGTCAAAAAAAGAAGCAACAAGAGGATTCTGATgaatatgatgatgatgactctGCAGCTTCAACTTCATTTCAACCACAGCCTGTTCAACCTCAACAAGGCTATATCCCGCCAATGGCACAACCAGGACTACCACCAGTTCCAGGAGCACCAGGAATGCCTCCAG GCATACCTCCATTAATGCCAGGTGTTCCTCCTCTGATGCCAGGAATGCCACCAGTTATGCCAGGAATGCCACCTGG AATGATGCCAATGGGTGGAATGATGCCACCTGGACCGGGAATACCACCTCTGATGCCTGGTATGCCACCAG GTATGCCCCCTCCTGTTCCACGTCCTGGAATTCCTCCGATGACTCAAGCACAGGCTGTTTCAGCGCCAGGTATTCTTAACAGACCACCTGCACCAACAGCAACAGTTCCAGCTCCACAGCCTCCAGTTACTAAGCCTCTTTTCCCCAGTGCAGGACAG ATGGGGACACCTGTAACAAGCTCAAGTACAGCTTCATCCAATTCAGAAAGTCTGTCTGCGTCTTCTAAAGCTCTGTTTCCTAGCGCAGCACAA GCTCAGGCAGCTGTCCAAGGACCTGTTGGTACAGATTTCAAGCCCTTAAATAGTACCCCTGCAACAACTACAGAACCCCCAAAGCCTACATTCCCTGCATATACACAGTCTACAGCTTCAACCACTAGTACAACAAATAGCACTGCAGCTAAACCAGCAGCTTCAATAACAAGTAAGCCTGCTACACTTACGACGACCAGTGCAACCAGTAAGTTGATCCATCCAGATGAGGATATATCGCTG GAAGAGAGAAGAGCACAGTTACCTAAATATCAACGTAATCTTCCTCGACCAGGACAGGCTCCCATTGGTAATCCACCTGTTGGACCAATTGGAGGTATGATGCCACCACAGCCAGGCATCCCACAGCAACAAGGAATGAGACCCCCGATGCCGCCTCATG gTCAGTATGGTGGTCATCATCAAGGCATGCCAGGTTATCTTCCTGGTGCTATGCCACCGTATGGGCAGGGACCGCCAATGGTGCCCCCTTACCAAGGTGGGCCTCCTCGACCTCCGATGGGAATGAGACCTCCTGTAATGTCGCAAGGTGGCCGTTACTGA
- the ZNF207 gene encoding BUB3-interacting and GLEBS motif-containing protein ZNF207 isoform X4, with product MGRKKKKQLKPWCWYCNRDFDDEKILIQHQKAKHFKCHICHKKLYTGPGLAIHCMQVHKETIDAVPNAIPGRTDIELEIYGMEGIPEKDMDERRRLLEQKTQESQKKKQQEDSDEYDDDDSAASTSFQPQPVQPQQGYIPPMAQPGLPPVPGAPGMPPGIPPLMPGVPPLMPGMPPVMPGMPPGMMPMGGMMPPGPGIPPLMPGMPPGMPPPVPRPGIPPMTQAQAVSAPGILNRPPAPTATVPAPQPPVTKPLFPSAGQMGTPVTSSSTASSNSESLSASSKALFPSAAQAQAAVQGPVGTDFKPLNSTPATTTEPPKPTFPAYTQSTASTTSTTNSTAAKPAASITSKPATLTTTSATSKLIHPDEDISLEERRAQLPKYQRNLPRPGQAPIGNPPVGPIGGMMPPQPGIPQQQGMRPPMPPHGQYGGHHQGMPGYLPGAMPPYGQGPPMVPPYQGGPPRPPMGMRPPVMSQGGRY from the exons ATGGGTCGCAAGAAGAAGAAGCAGCTGAAGCCGTGGTGCTG GTATTGTAATAGAGATTTTGATGATGAGAAGATCCTTATACAGCACCAAAAagcaaagcattttaaatgtcatatatGTCATAAGAAATTGTATACAGGACCTGGCTTAGCTATTCATTGCATGCAG gTGCATAAAGAGACAATAGATGCAGTACCAAATGCAATACCTGGGAGAACAGACATAGAGTTGGAAATATATGGTATGGAAGGTATTCCAGaaaaagacatggatgaaagaagACGACTTCTTGAACAGAAAACACAAG AGAGTCAAAAAAAGAAGCAACAAGAGGATTCTGATgaatatgatgatgatgactctGCAGCTTCAACTTCATTTCAACCACAGCCTGTTCAACCTCAACAAGGCTATATCCCGCCAATGGCACAACCAGGACTACCACCAGTTCCAGGAGCACCAGGAATGCCTCCAG GCATACCTCCATTAATGCCAGGTGTTCCTCCTCTGATGCCAGGAATGCCACCAGTTATGCCAGGAATGCCACCTGG AATGATGCCAATGGGTGGAATGATGCCACCTGGACCGGGAATACCACCTCTGATGCCTGGTATGCCACCAG GTATGCCCCCTCCTGTTCCACGTCCTGGAATTCCTCCGATGACTCAAGCACAGGCTGTTTCAGCGCCAGGTATTCTTAACAGACCACCTGCACCAACAGCAACAGTTCCAGCTCCACAGCCTCCAGTTACTAAGCCTCTTTTCCCCAGTGCAGGACAG ATGGGGACACCTGTAACAAGCTCAAGTACAGCTTCATCCAATTCAGAAAGTCTGTCTGCGTCTTCTAAAGCTCTGTTTCCTAGCGCAGCACAA GCTCAGGCAGCTGTCCAAGGACCTGTTGGTACAGATTTCAAGCCCTTAAATAGTACCCCTGCAACAACTACAGAACCCCCAAAGCCTACATTCCCTGCATATACACAGTCTACAGCTTCAACCACTAGTACAACAAATAGCACTGCAGCTAAACCAGCAGCTTCAATAACAAGTAAGCCTGCTACACTTACGACGACCAGTGCAACCAGTAAGTTGATCCATCCAGATGAGGATATATCGCTG GAAGAGAGAAGAGCACAGTTACCTAAATATCAACGTAATCTTCCTCGACCAGGACAGGCTCCCATTGGTAATCCACCTGTTGGACCAATTGGAGGTATGATGCCACCACAGCCAGGCATCCCACAGCAACAAGGAATGAGACCCCCGATGCCGCCTCATG gTCAGTATGGTGGTCATCATCAAGGCATGCCAGGTTATCTTCCTGGTGCTATGCCACCGTATGGGCAGGGACCGCCAATGGTGCCCCCTTACCAAGGTGGGCCTCCTCGACCTCCGATGGGAATGAGACCTCCTGTAATGTCGCAAGGTGGCCGTTACTGA
- the ZNF207 gene encoding BUB3-interacting and GLEBS motif-containing protein ZNF207 isoform X6, translating to MGRKKKKQLKPWCWYCNRDFDDEKILIQHQKAKHFKCHICHKKLYTGPGLAIHCMQVHKETIDAVPNAIPGRTDIELEIYGMEGIPEKDMDERRRLLEQKTQESQKKKQQEDSDEYDDDDSAASTSFQPQPVQPQQGYIPPMAQPGLPPVPGAPGMPPGIPPLMPGVPPLMPGMPPVMPGMPPGLHHQRKYTQSFCGENIMMPMGGMMPPGPGIPPLMPGMPPGMPPPVPRPGIPPMTQAQAVSAPGILNRPPAPTATVPAPQPPVTKPLFPSAGQAQAAVQGPVGTDFKPLNSTPATTTEPPKPTFPAYTQSTASTTSTTNSTAAKPAASITSKPATLTTTSATSKLIHPDEDISLEERRAQLPKYQRNLPRPGQAPIGNPPVGPIGGMMPPQPGIPQQQGMRPPMPPHGQYGGHHQGMPGYLPGAMPPYGQGPPMVPPYQGGPPRPPMGMRPPVMSQGGRY from the exons ATGGGTCGCAAGAAGAAGAAGCAGCTGAAGCCGTGGTGCTG GTATTGTAATAGAGATTTTGATGATGAGAAGATCCTTATACAGCACCAAAAagcaaagcattttaaatgtcatatatGTCATAAGAAATTGTATACAGGACCTGGCTTAGCTATTCATTGCATGCAG gTGCATAAAGAGACAATAGATGCAGTACCAAATGCAATACCTGGGAGAACAGACATAGAGTTGGAAATATATGGTATGGAAGGTATTCCAGaaaaagacatggatgaaagaagACGACTTCTTGAACAGAAAACACAAG AGAGTCAAAAAAAGAAGCAACAAGAGGATTCTGATgaatatgatgatgatgactctGCAGCTTCAACTTCATTTCAACCACAGCCTGTTCAACCTCAACAAGGCTATATCCCGCCAATGGCACAACCAGGACTACCACCAGTTCCAGGAGCACCAGGAATGCCTCCAG GCATACCTCCATTAATGCCAGGTGTTCCTCCTCTGATGCCAGGAATGCCACCAGTTATGCCAGGAATGCCACCTGG ATTGCATCATCAGAGAAAATACACCCAGTCATTTTGCGGTGAAAACAT AATGATGCCAATGGGTGGAATGATGCCACCTGGACCGGGAATACCACCTCTGATGCCTGGTATGCCACCAG GTATGCCCCCTCCTGTTCCACGTCCTGGAATTCCTCCGATGACTCAAGCACAGGCTGTTTCAGCGCCAGGTATTCTTAACAGACCACCTGCACCAACAGCAACAGTTCCAGCTCCACAGCCTCCAGTTACTAAGCCTCTTTTCCCCAGTGCAGGACAG GCTCAGGCAGCTGTCCAAGGACCTGTTGGTACAGATTTCAAGCCCTTAAATAGTACCCCTGCAACAACTACAGAACCCCCAAAGCCTACATTCCCTGCATATACACAGTCTACAGCTTCAACCACTAGTACAACAAATAGCACTGCAGCTAAACCAGCAGCTTCAATAACAAGTAAGCCTGCTACACTTACGACGACCAGTGCAACCAGTAAGTTGATCCATCCAGATGAGGATATATCGCTG GAAGAGAGAAGAGCACAGTTACCTAAATATCAACGTAATCTTCCTCGACCAGGACAGGCTCCCATTGGTAATCCACCTGTTGGACCAATTGGAGGTATGATGCCACCACAGCCAGGCATCCCACAGCAACAAGGAATGAGACCCCCGATGCCGCCTCATG gTCAGTATGGTGGTCATCATCAAGGCATGCCAGGTTATCTTCCTGGTGCTATGCCACCGTATGGGCAGGGACCGCCAATGGTGCCCCCTTACCAAGGTGGGCCTCCTCGACCTCCGATGGGAATGAGACCTCCTGTAATGTCGCAAGGTGGCCGTTACTGA
- the ZNF207 gene encoding BUB3-interacting and GLEBS motif-containing protein ZNF207 isoform X5 — protein MGRKKKKQLKPWCWYCNRDFDDEKILIQHQKAKHFKCHICHKKLYTGPGLAIHCMQVHKETIDAVPNAIPGRTDIELEIYGMEGIPEKDMDERRRLLEQKTQAESQKKKQQEDSDEYDDDDSAASTSFQPQPVQPQQGYIPPMAQPGLPPVPGAPGMPPGIPPLMPGVPPLMPGMPPVMPGMPPGLHHQRKYTQSFCGENIMMPMGGMMPPGPGIPPLMPGMPPGMPPPVPRPGIPPMTQAQAVSAPGILNRPPAPTATVPAPQPPVTKPLFPSAGQAQAAVQGPVGTDFKPLNSTPATTTEPPKPTFPAYTQSTASTTSTTNSTAAKPAASITSKPATLTTTSATSKLIHPDEDISLEERRAQLPKYQRNLPRPGQAPIGNPPVGPIGGMMPPQPGIPQQQGMRPPMPPHGQYGGHHQGMPGYLPGAMPPYGQGPPMVPPYQGGPPRPPMGMRPPVMSQGGRY, from the exons ATGGGTCGCAAGAAGAAGAAGCAGCTGAAGCCGTGGTGCTG GTATTGTAATAGAGATTTTGATGATGAGAAGATCCTTATACAGCACCAAAAagcaaagcattttaaatgtcatatatGTCATAAGAAATTGTATACAGGACCTGGCTTAGCTATTCATTGCATGCAG gTGCATAAAGAGACAATAGATGCAGTACCAAATGCAATACCTGGGAGAACAGACATAGAGTTGGAAATATATGGTATGGAAGGTATTCCAGaaaaagacatggatgaaagaagACGACTTCTTGAACAGAAAACACAAG CAGAGAGTCAAAAAAAGAAGCAACAAGAGGATTCTGATgaatatgatgatgatgactctGCAGCTTCAACTTCATTTCAACCACAGCCTGTTCAACCTCAACAAGGCTATATCCCGCCAATGGCACAACCAGGACTACCACCAGTTCCAGGAGCACCAGGAATGCCTCCAG GCATACCTCCATTAATGCCAGGTGTTCCTCCTCTGATGCCAGGAATGCCACCAGTTATGCCAGGAATGCCACCTGG ATTGCATCATCAGAGAAAATACACCCAGTCATTTTGCGGTGAAAACAT AATGATGCCAATGGGTGGAATGATGCCACCTGGACCGGGAATACCACCTCTGATGCCTGGTATGCCACCAG GTATGCCCCCTCCTGTTCCACGTCCTGGAATTCCTCCGATGACTCAAGCACAGGCTGTTTCAGCGCCAGGTATTCTTAACAGACCACCTGCACCAACAGCAACAGTTCCAGCTCCACAGCCTCCAGTTACTAAGCCTCTTTTCCCCAGTGCAGGACAG GCTCAGGCAGCTGTCCAAGGACCTGTTGGTACAGATTTCAAGCCCTTAAATAGTACCCCTGCAACAACTACAGAACCCCCAAAGCCTACATTCCCTGCATATACACAGTCTACAGCTTCAACCACTAGTACAACAAATAGCACTGCAGCTAAACCAGCAGCTTCAATAACAAGTAAGCCTGCTACACTTACGACGACCAGTGCAACCAGTAAGTTGATCCATCCAGATGAGGATATATCGCTG GAAGAGAGAAGAGCACAGTTACCTAAATATCAACGTAATCTTCCTCGACCAGGACAGGCTCCCATTGGTAATCCACCTGTTGGACCAATTGGAGGTATGATGCCACCACAGCCAGGCATCCCACAGCAACAAGGAATGAGACCCCCGATGCCGCCTCATG gTCAGTATGGTGGTCATCATCAAGGCATGCCAGGTTATCTTCCTGGTGCTATGCCACCGTATGGGCAGGGACCGCCAATGGTGCCCCCTTACCAAGGTGGGCCTCCTCGACCTCCGATGGGAATGAGACCTCCTGTAATGTCGCAAGGTGGCCGTTACTGA
- the ZNF207 gene encoding BUB3-interacting and GLEBS motif-containing protein ZNF207 isoform X2: MGRKKKKQLKPWCWYCNRDFDDEKILIQHQKAKHFKCHICHKKLYTGPGLAIHCMQVHKETIDAVPNAIPGRTDIELEIYGMEGIPEKDMDERRRLLEQKTQESQKKKQQEDSDEYDDDDSAASTSFQPQPVQPQQGYIPPMAQPGLPPVPGAPGMPPGIPPLMPGVPPLMPGMPPVMPGMPPGLHHQRKYTQSFCGENIMMPMGGMMPPGPGIPPLMPGMPPGMPPPVPRPGIPPMTQAQAVSAPGILNRPPAPTATVPAPQPPVTKPLFPSAGQMGTPVTSSSTASSNSESLSASSKALFPSAAQAQAAVQGPVGTDFKPLNSTPATTTEPPKPTFPAYTQSTASTTSTTNSTAAKPAASITSKPATLTTTSATSKLIHPDEDISLEERRAQLPKYQRNLPRPGQAPIGNPPVGPIGGMMPPQPGIPQQQGMRPPMPPHGQYGGHHQGMPGYLPGAMPPYGQGPPMVPPYQGGPPRPPMGMRPPVMSQGGRY; encoded by the exons ATGGGTCGCAAGAAGAAGAAGCAGCTGAAGCCGTGGTGCTG GTATTGTAATAGAGATTTTGATGATGAGAAGATCCTTATACAGCACCAAAAagcaaagcattttaaatgtcatatatGTCATAAGAAATTGTATACAGGACCTGGCTTAGCTATTCATTGCATGCAG gTGCATAAAGAGACAATAGATGCAGTACCAAATGCAATACCTGGGAGAACAGACATAGAGTTGGAAATATATGGTATGGAAGGTATTCCAGaaaaagacatggatgaaagaagACGACTTCTTGAACAGAAAACACAAG AGAGTCAAAAAAAGAAGCAACAAGAGGATTCTGATgaatatgatgatgatgactctGCAGCTTCAACTTCATTTCAACCACAGCCTGTTCAACCTCAACAAGGCTATATCCCGCCAATGGCACAACCAGGACTACCACCAGTTCCAGGAGCACCAGGAATGCCTCCAG GCATACCTCCATTAATGCCAGGTGTTCCTCCTCTGATGCCAGGAATGCCACCAGTTATGCCAGGAATGCCACCTGG ATTGCATCATCAGAGAAAATACACCCAGTCATTTTGCGGTGAAAACAT AATGATGCCAATGGGTGGAATGATGCCACCTGGACCGGGAATACCACCTCTGATGCCTGGTATGCCACCAG GTATGCCCCCTCCTGTTCCACGTCCTGGAATTCCTCCGATGACTCAAGCACAGGCTGTTTCAGCGCCAGGTATTCTTAACAGACCACCTGCACCAACAGCAACAGTTCCAGCTCCACAGCCTCCAGTTACTAAGCCTCTTTTCCCCAGTGCAGGACAG ATGGGGACACCTGTAACAAGCTCAAGTACAGCTTCATCCAATTCAGAAAGTCTGTCTGCGTCTTCTAAAGCTCTGTTTCCTAGCGCAGCACAA GCTCAGGCAGCTGTCCAAGGACCTGTTGGTACAGATTTCAAGCCCTTAAATAGTACCCCTGCAACAACTACAGAACCCCCAAAGCCTACATTCCCTGCATATACACAGTCTACAGCTTCAACCACTAGTACAACAAATAGCACTGCAGCTAAACCAGCAGCTTCAATAACAAGTAAGCCTGCTACACTTACGACGACCAGTGCAACCAGTAAGTTGATCCATCCAGATGAGGATATATCGCTG GAAGAGAGAAGAGCACAGTTACCTAAATATCAACGTAATCTTCCTCGACCAGGACAGGCTCCCATTGGTAATCCACCTGTTGGACCAATTGGAGGTATGATGCCACCACAGCCAGGCATCCCACAGCAACAAGGAATGAGACCCCCGATGCCGCCTCATG gTCAGTATGGTGGTCATCATCAAGGCATGCCAGGTTATCTTCCTGGTGCTATGCCACCGTATGGGCAGGGACCGCCAATGGTGCCCCCTTACCAAGGTGGGCCTCCTCGACCTCCGATGGGAATGAGACCTCCTGTAATGTCGCAAGGTGGCCGTTACTGA